A section of the Deinococcus taeanensis genome encodes:
- a CDS encoding putative bifunctional diguanylate cyclase/phosphodiesterase produces MWPDLPDLNAFQSLAVMGDEAGRLEALRALNLLDTPPEQAFDRIVQLAARHFRVPVVLLSLVDHDRLWFKAQVGHPALEMPRASSVCSLTIEHSGPLVMADTHLDPRAHRLDCVTGEENVRAYAGIPVMSAEGYAVGTLCLIDHQPRPFSAQDIEDLKHLAEIVTAELDRRRAQTQLDHLALTDPLTGLPNRAHFRQHLSQATRRVTLTGERVALCLLDLDRFKVINDTLGHETGDLLLQQVAVRLRDAVSSSDLVARMGGDEFTLVLTDVRDIQATDQILDRLQDAFRVPFVLNGQELFVAWSAGVSLYPDDGVDADEMLTRADTAMYRAKRSGQRYAYFNAQHDRRSAAEIELVSALHHARTRGELLAVYQPVVRAQDFTPVAHEALIRWRRGGTLISPAAFIPLAESSGQIHELGEFMLREAATQVQSGRLSRVSVNVSPLEFEQGDYVQRVARVLDDTGLPPDQLVLEITETSLLDADRSREVLTRLRDLGVQLALDDFGTGYSSLSALATLPVQHLKIDRSFVQDVGQDTPGGRRALDVVRSIVTLARALDLSTIAEGVETARQAQLLRDVGCTYLQGYHFGRPAPLIA; encoded by the coding sequence ATGTGGCCTGACCTGCCGGACCTGAATGCTTTTCAGTCGCTGGCTGTCATGGGCGATGAGGCCGGCCGGCTGGAGGCTCTGCGCGCGCTGAACCTGCTGGACACCCCGCCCGAGCAAGCGTTCGACCGGATCGTGCAGCTCGCCGCCCGGCACTTCCGGGTCCCCGTGGTTCTCCTGAGCCTCGTGGATCACGACCGGCTGTGGTTCAAGGCGCAGGTGGGCCACCCTGCCCTTGAGATGCCCCGGGCGTCGTCGGTGTGCAGCCTCACGATTGAGCACAGCGGGCCGCTGGTGATGGCCGATACGCACCTCGACCCGAGAGCCCACCGCCTGGACTGCGTGACAGGCGAAGAGAACGTCCGGGCGTACGCAGGGATTCCCGTAATGAGTGCGGAGGGGTACGCGGTCGGGACGCTGTGCCTCATCGACCACCAGCCGCGGCCCTTCAGCGCGCAGGACATTGAGGACCTGAAGCACCTCGCGGAGATCGTCACTGCGGAACTTGACCGCCGCCGCGCACAGACGCAGCTGGATCATCTGGCCCTGACCGACCCGCTGACCGGCCTGCCCAACCGCGCCCACTTCCGGCAGCACCTGTCGCAGGCCACGCGGCGCGTCACCCTGACGGGAGAGCGCGTGGCACTGTGCCTGCTGGATCTTGACCGCTTCAAGGTCATCAACGACACGCTGGGGCACGAAACCGGGGACCTCCTGCTTCAGCAGGTGGCGGTGCGCCTTCGCGACGCGGTCTCCAGCAGTGACCTTGTGGCCCGGATGGGCGGCGATGAGTTCACGCTGGTTCTCACGGACGTGCGAGACATTCAGGCCACCGATCAGATTCTCGATCGTCTCCAGGACGCCTTCCGCGTGCCGTTCGTGCTGAACGGGCAGGAACTGTTTGTTGCCTGGAGTGCGGGCGTGAGCCTGTACCCGGACGACGGCGTGGACGCCGACGAGATGCTGACCCGCGCGGACACCGCCATGTACCGCGCCAAACGCAGCGGCCAGCGCTACGCGTACTTCAACGCCCAGCACGACCGGCGCAGCGCCGCCGAAATTGAACTCGTCTCCGCGCTGCACCACGCCCGGACCCGCGGGGAGCTGCTCGCGGTCTACCAGCCGGTGGTCCGCGCGCAGGATTTCACGCCGGTGGCGCACGAGGCCCTGATCCGCTGGCGCAGGGGCGGCACGCTGATCAGCCCCGCGGCGTTCATTCCGCTGGCGGAAAGCTCCGGGCAGATCCATGAGCTGGGGGAGTTCATGCTGCGCGAGGCGGCCACACAGGTGCAGAGCGGCCGGCTGAGCCGCGTCTCCGTGAACGTCAGCCCACTGGAATTTGAGCAGGGGGATTACGTGCAGCGGGTCGCCAGGGTGCTGGACGACACCGGCCTGCCGCCTGACCAGCTGGTGCTGGAAATCACCGAAACGTCGCTGCTGGACGCCGACCGCTCCCGCGAGGTCCTCACCCGCCTGCGGGACCTCGGCGTTCAGCTGGCGCTCGACGACTTCGGCACGGGGTACTCCAGCCTGTCGGCGCTCGCAACCCTGCCCGTGCAGCACCTGAAAATTGACCGGTCGTTCGTGCAGGACGTAGGCCAGGACACGCCCGGGGGGCGGCGCGCACTGGACGTCGTGCGGAGCATCGTGACCCTGGCCCGCGCGCTGGACCTCAGCACCATTGCCGAAGGCGTAGAGACCGCCCGGCAGGCCCAGCTGCTGCGCGACGTGGGCTGCACGTACCTGCAGGGCTACCATTTTGGCCGTCCCGCCCCGCTGATCGCCTGA
- a CDS encoding acyl-CoA dehydrogenase family protein, which yields MDFTLNDEQRQLQQLARDFARKEIIPIAAEYDQKEELPWQVVEKAFEVGILNPTIPEHAGGLGLGMFDECLIGEELAYGCMGIYTVLMASELGIAPILIGGTQEQQQRFLTPLTEKAGLAAFALSEPNNGSDAAAMGTTAVLDGDEWVINGTKMWISNGGLAEVTVVFATTDRQGGHRATVALVVPRDAPGFTYNKIKHKMGQRASLTSELVFENVRVPRENQLGGLGDGFKIAMKTLDKTRIPVAAGSVGIARRALDESVKYARERAAFGKPIAEFQAIQFKLAEMAMGIETGRLMYQKAAWLVDQHQAHGYESAIAKAYCSEMAFSAANEAIQVHGGYGYVGEYPVEKLLRDVKLNMIYEGTNEIQRVVISRHLLK from the coding sequence ATGGACTTCACCCTGAACGACGAACAACGCCAGCTGCAACAACTTGCCCGCGACTTCGCCCGCAAGGAGATCATTCCGATCGCCGCCGAGTACGACCAGAAGGAGGAACTGCCCTGGCAGGTCGTGGAAAAGGCCTTCGAGGTGGGCATCCTGAACCCCACCATTCCCGAGCACGCCGGCGGCCTTGGCCTGGGCATGTTCGACGAGTGCCTGATCGGCGAGGAACTCGCCTACGGCTGCATGGGCATCTACACGGTCCTGATGGCCAGTGAGCTGGGCATCGCCCCCATCCTGATCGGCGGAACGCAGGAGCAGCAGCAGCGTTTCCTGACCCCCCTGACCGAGAAGGCCGGCCTGGCCGCCTTTGCCCTCAGCGAACCGAACAACGGTTCCGACGCAGCGGCAATGGGCACCACCGCCGTGCTGGACGGCGACGAATGGGTCATCAACGGCACGAAGATGTGGATCAGCAACGGCGGCCTCGCCGAGGTAACGGTCGTGTTTGCCACCACGGACCGCCAGGGGGGCCACCGCGCCACGGTGGCGCTCGTCGTTCCCCGGGACGCCCCCGGGTTCACGTACAACAAGATCAAACACAAGATGGGCCAGCGTGCCTCCCTGACCAGCGAACTGGTGTTCGAGAACGTCCGGGTGCCCCGCGAGAACCAGCTGGGCGGCCTGGGTGACGGCTTCAAGATCGCCATGAAAACCCTCGACAAGACCCGCATTCCTGTGGCGGCCGGCTCGGTGGGCATCGCCCGGCGCGCCCTGGACGAGAGCGTGAAGTACGCCAGGGAGCGCGCGGCGTTCGGGAAACCCATCGCGGAATTTCAGGCCATTCAGTTCAAGCTGGCCGAAATGGCCATGGGCATCGAGACCGGCCGCCTGATGTACCAGAAGGCCGCGTGGCTGGTCGATCAGCATCAGGCGCACGGCTACGAGAGCGCCATCGCCAAGGCGTACTGCTCGGAAATGGCCTTCAGCGCCGCGAACGAAGCCATTCAGGTGCACGGCGGGTACGGGTACGTGGGTGAGTACCCCGTGGAGAAACTGCTGCGCGACGTGAAACTGAACATGATCTATGAAGGCACCAACGAAATTCAGCGTGTCGTGATCAGCCGCCACCTCCTCAAGTAA
- a CDS encoding Hsp20/alpha crystallin family protein, whose translation MNEPVLARLQQLMTLREEVETLAALGPWTPAADWCDGDSHLELHVDVPGVQADTLELFEEGDTVTVAGQRAEPARRLGGDRPSGTFRRTLTFPEPVLPQTGQASLSHGVLTVRFEKRHPTINVAADRVPDDTP comes from the coding sequence ATGAACGAGCCCGTGCTGGCGCGACTGCAACAACTCATGACGCTGCGCGAGGAGGTCGAGACCCTCGCTGCCCTTGGCCCCTGGACGCCCGCCGCCGACTGGTGCGACGGGGACAGCCACCTGGAACTTCACGTGGACGTACCGGGCGTTCAGGCGGACACGCTTGAATTGTTTGAGGAGGGCGACACCGTTACGGTCGCGGGACAACGGGCGGAGCCGGCCCGTCGTCTGGGCGGTGACCGGCCCAGTGGCACCTTCCGCCGAACCCTGACATTTCCGGAGCCGGTGCTGCCGCAGACCGGGCAGGCCAGTCTGAGTCACGGGGTGCTGACCGTGCGCTTCGAGAAGCGGCACCCGACGATCAATGTGGCTGCGGACCGCGTGCCGGACGACACACCCTGA